Proteins co-encoded in one Aethina tumida isolate Nest 87 chromosome 7, icAetTumi1.1, whole genome shotgun sequence genomic window:
- the LOC109605075 gene encoding uncharacterized protein LOC109605075: MNKYAILVFALVLGITAAGLIKPISDEDKQKVREAHEKCQTDPATAVPKGSLKLIQEGKASEVKNLRPHILCMAKIANVIKEDGKLNTDLLRSKWAEHYDAADMAKLQACLVDKDTPEETAVSLVKCQREAVGSILYQL, from the exons atgaaCAAGTACGCCATCCTCGTCTTCGCCCTGGTCCTGGGAATCACCGCAGCAGGC CTGATCAAACCCATTTCGGACGAAGACAAACAAAAAGTGAGAGAAGCCCACGAAAAATGTCAAACTGACCCCGCAACCGCTGTCCCAAAAGGTTCTTTGAAACTCATCCAAGAGGGCAAAGCATCCGAAGTCAAGAACTTGAGACCTCACATTTTATGCATGGCTAAAATCGCTAACGTCATCAAAGAGGATGGAAAACTGAATACTGATCTGTTGAGGAGCAAATGGGCCGAACATTACGACGCCGCCGACATGGCCAAATTGCAGGCCTGTTTGGTTGACAAAGACACCCCCGAGGAAACAGCTGTTTCTTTGGTCAAGTGTCAACGTGAAGCTGTTGGTTCCATTTTGTACCAGCTGTAA